Proteins from one Triticum aestivum cultivar Chinese Spring chromosome 7A, IWGSC CS RefSeq v2.1, whole genome shotgun sequence genomic window:
- the LOC123151583 gene encoding anthranilate O-methyltransferase 3, producing MKEASGVRMVTGNGENSYAANSRLQEKAILETRPVLRKAIEEVYTSLSARRSTMVVADLGCSSGPNTLGFVSEVIGAVRSCTRKSEEERRAVEVQFFLNDLPGNDFNLVFRSLEQLENLGGEDTPPYYVAGLPRSYYRKLFPSRSVHFFHSSYSLMWRSKVPEELSSCTHLNEGNIYIGKTTPPMVIKLFQEQFKKDFELFLTLRFKELVSGGRMLLTFLGRKNEEMMTHGEVGTLYELVAESLLSLVLKGRVEKEKLDSFNVPYYTPSVKEVRELINKSRLFDIEHARLFESNWDPQDDSDGDVVLDYAGSGANVANCIRAVMEPLIVDHFGEDIIDDLFVVFASIVAKHLEKAKAKYPIIVLSLKKAT from the exons ATGAAGGAAGCAAGCGGCGTTCGCATGGTTACCGGCAACGGCGAAAACAGCTACGCCGCAAACTCCAGGCTCCAG GAGAAGGCCATTTTGGAGACAAGGCCGGTGCTTCGCAAGGCCATAGAAGAGGTGTACACCTCGCTCTCTGCCCGACGGAGCACGATGGTCGTCGCTGACCTCGGCTGCTCATCGGGTCCCAACACTCTGGGCTTCGTCTCCGAGGTTATCGGTGCGGTCCGCTCCTGCACTCGGAAGTCTGAAGAAGAACGACGCGCCGTGGAGGTGCAGTTCTTCCTGAATGACCTGCCGGGGAACGACTTCAACCTCGTCTTCCGGTCACTGGAGCAACTTGAAAATCTCGGCGGGGAAGATACGCCGCCCTACTATGTGGCAGGACTGCCCCGATCATACTACAGGAAGCTTTTCCCTTCCCGGAGCGTCCACTTCTTCCACTCGTCCTACTCCCTCATGTGGCGCTCTAag GTGCCGGAGGAGCTCTCAAGTTGCACTCACTTGAACGAAGGCAACATCTACATTGGAAAAACTACTCCACCTATGGTGATTAAGCTATTCCAAGAACAATTCAAAAAGGACTTTGAGTTGTTCCTTACATTGCGTTTCAAAGAGCTTGTCAGTGGCGGTCGAATGTTGCTAACGTTTCTTGGCCGAAAGAATGAAGAAATGATGACGCATGGGGAGGTTGGCACCTTGTATGAATTGGTTGCTGAATCTCTCCTGTCTTTGGTACTAAAG GGTCGTGTGGAAAAGGAGAAGTTGGATTCATTCAACGTGCCCTACTACACCCCATCCGTGAAAGAGGTCCGGGAGTTGATCAACAAGAGTAGGCTCTTCGACATCGAGCATGCCAGACTCTTTGAATCCAACTGGGATCCTCAGGATGACTCAGATGGTGATGTGGTACTAGATTATGCTGGCAGCGGGGCAAATGTCGCTAATTGCATAAGGGCGGTGATGGAGCCGCTAATCGTAGACCACTTTGGGGAGGACATTATTGATGACTTGTTTGTGGTGTTTGCCTCCATCGTTGCAAAGCATCTAGAGAAAGCAAAGGCTAAGTACCCCATCATTGTGTTGTCACTGAAGAAGGCCACGTAA